The genomic stretch ACGTGGCGGTGAGCGCGATCGGCTTCGTGCTGTCGCGGCACTGGGTGTATCGGCGGTAGGTCGGCGATCTGGCGCCGAACAGTGCGTCATCCCGGTGCGGGCCGGGACAAGGGCGCGCAGCCGATGGGCACTCCCTGACGGTTCCCACATTGCGCCGTCGGTCCAGCGAAGGCTGGAACCCATCCTGATCTTCGCTCTTTCGTGGGAGCCCCGGCGCATGCGCGTCCGCCCTCTGAAACAGATGCGCTGACAGCAGAAGGATGCGTACCTGCCTGTAGCAACGCGGGAAGCGTGCATGGCGAGTGCGAGCGTCGGCCCTCCGCCGACCCTCACCCAGTGAGAGAGGGCTCAAAATCTCCACAAACAAAAAAGGCGACGGGTTCGCCGTCGCCTTCTTCCGCAGTGCTGGAGGTTCGCTCTTCGAATATCGAATCCCGAATCGCGACTCCGCTCCCGCGTTTAGTGCTTCATGTTCTTGCGCAGACGCTCCAGCGCGCTGAGCTGGGCGATGCTCATGGCCAGCTGGGCCTGGGCTTCTTCCATGCTCATCTGCGGGTCCTTCTTCGACAGGATGCGCTCGGCCTCTTCCTTCGCGGCGCGAACGGCGGCTTCGTCGATGTCCTGGGCGCGCACGGCGGTGTCGGCCAGCACGGTGACCACCGTCGGCTGCACTTCGAGGATGCCGCCCGAGATCGCGAAGTCGAGTTGCTCGCCACCCGGCAGGGTCACCACGACCTTGCCCGGCTTGAGGCGGGTGATCAGCGGCGCGTGCTTCGGCGCGATGCCGAGCTCGCCGATCTCACCGGTGGCGACCACCAGCTCGGCCTCGCCGTGGAAGATTTCCTGCTCGGCGCTGACGATGTCGCAACGAATCGTGGATGCCATGTAGTAACGCCTTTGTACTTTGTCCCCCTCCGCCGCGCGCGACGGAGGGTTGGAATGCGGATGCGGGCCGGGCCCTCATCCTGACCCTCTCCCGCACGCGAGAGAGGGAGCAAGACCGACGGATCAGCCCGTGATCTTCTTGGCCTTCTCGACCGCTTCCTCGATGCCGCCGACCATGTAGAACGCCTGCTCCGGCAGGTGGTCGTACTCGCCTTCGACGATGCCCTTGAAGCCGCGGATGGTGTCCTTCAGCGACACGTACTTGCCCGGCGAACCGGTGAAGACTTCGGCCACGTGGAACGGCTGCGAGAAGAAGCGCTCGATCTTGCGGGCGCGCGACACGGCCTGCTTGTCTTCTTCGGACAGCTCGTCCATGCCGAGGATCGCGATGATGTCCTTGAGCTCCTTGTACTTCTGGAGCGTCGACTGGACCTTGCGCGCGACCTCGTAGTGCTCCAGGCCGATCACGTTCGGATCGAGCTGGCGCGAGGTGGAGTCGAGCGGGTCGACGGCCGGGTAGATGCCCAGCGAGGCGATGTTTCGCGACAGCACGACGGTGGCGTCGAGGTGGGCGAAGGTGGTCGCCGGCGACGGGTCGGTCAGGTCGTCCGCGGGCACGTACACGGCCTGGATCGAGGTGATCGAACCGGTCTTGGTCGAGGTGATGCGCTCCTGCAGGACGCCCATTTCCTCGGCCAGCGTCGGCTGGTAACCCACGGCCGACGGCATGCGGCCCAGCAGCGCCGACACTTCGGTACCGGCCAGCGTGTAGCGGTAGATGTTGTCCACGAACAGCAGCACGTCACGGCCCTTGCCCGAGGCGTCCTTCTCGTCGCGGAAGTACTCGGCCATGGTCAGGCCGGTCAGCGCGACGCGCAGGCGGTTGCCCGGCGGCTCGTTCATCTGGCCGTACACCATCGCGACCTTGTCCAGGACGTTGGAGTCCTTCATCTCGTGGTAGAAGTCGTTGCCCTCGCGGGTACGCTCGCCCACGCCGGCGAACACGGACAGACCCGAGTGCGCCTTCGCGATGTTGTTGATGAGCTCCATCATGTTGACGGTCTTGCCCACGCCGGCGCCGCCGAACAGGCCGACCTTGCCGCCCTTCGCGAACGGGCACATCAGGTCGATGACCTTGATGCCGGTTTCCAGCAGCTCGTTGGCCGAGGACTGGTCTTCGTACGTCGGGGCCGCGCGGTGGATTTCCCAATGGTCCGCAGCCTGCACCGGGCCGGCTTCGTCGATGGCGTTGCCCAGCACGTCCATGATGCGGCCCAGCGTACCGGCGCCGACCGGCACCGCGATCGCGCGACCGGTGTTGGTGGCGACCAGGTTGCGCTTCAGGCCGTCGGTGGAGCCCAGGGCGATGGTGCGGACGACGCCGTCACCGAGCTGCTGCTGGACTTCGAGCGTGATGGCGGTGTTGTCGACCTTCAGCGCGTCGTACACCTTCGGCACGGACTCGCGCGGGAACTCGACGTCGACGACGGCGCCGATGATCTGAACGATCTTGCCCTGACTCATGGTGGTTTCCTCTAACTTGAATCTGTTGTGCGGTCGCGGAATGTCGCGCCCGCGCGGTTTGTGTGTTCTGCGCGGTCAGACCGCCGCGGCGCCGCCGACGATTTCCGAGATTTCCTGCGTGATCGCCGCCTGGCGGGCCTTGTTGTAGACCAGGTTCAGCGTGCCGATCAGCTTGGTGGCGTTGTCGGAGGCGGCCTTCATCGCGACCATGCGCGCGGCATGTTCCGACGCGACGTTCTCGAGCACCGCCTGGTACACCAGCGACTCGATGTAGCGGTTGAGCACGTGGTCGAGCACGGTCGCCGCATCGGGTTCGTAGATGTAGTCCCAGTCGTGCTTGGCGACCTGCGTCTCCGCCGGCGGCAGCGGCAGCAGCTGGTCGAACGCCGCACGCTGCGTCATCGTGTTGACGAAGTCGTTGTAGCAGACGAACACGCGGTCGAGATTGCCGGCGCTGTAGCCGTCGAGCATCACCTTGATGACGCCGACCAGTTGCTCCAGCTTCGGCTGGTCGCCCAGGTGGGTGACCGAACCGACCATGTTGACCTTGATGCGACGGAAGAACACCGAGGCCTTCTGGCCGATGGTGACCACGTCGATCTCGACGCCCTGCTCCTGCCACTTGCGGAATTCGCCCAGCAGCTTGCGGAACAGGTTGTTGTTGAGGCCGCCGGCGAGGCCGCGATCGGACGACACGATGATGTAGCCGACGCGCTTCACGTCCTGGCGCTCGACTAGGTACGGATGCTGGTAATCGGAATTGGCCTGCGCCAGGTGGCCGATCACCTGCTTCATCACGCGAGCGTACGGACGCGAGACCTTCATGCGTTCCTGCGCCTTGCGGATCTTGGAAGCCGAGACCATCTCGAGCGCGCGCGTCACCTTGCGGGTGTTCTGCACGCTCTTGATCTTGGATTTGATTTCGCGTCCGCCTGCCATGCTCTACTCGCTTCGCTCGCTTCGGGAATGGGGAACCGGGAATGGGGAACCGTGAGAGCGCCTGCTTCTACGATTCCCGACTCTCGTCGATCGATTCCCTGCTTACCAGGTACCCGTCTGCTTGAACTCGGCGATGCCCTTCTTGAAGGTCGCCTCGATCTCGTCGTTCCAGTTGCCGGTGCCGTTGATCGTGTTGATCAGCTCGCCCTGCGTGTTGACGAAGTGGGCGTGCAGGCCCTCTTCGAACGCGAGGATCTTGTTGACCGGCACGTCGTCGAGGTAACCCTCGTTGACGGCGTAGATCGACAGCGCCTGCAGCGCGATCGACATCGGCGCGTACTGCTTCTGCTTCATCAGCTCGGTGACGCGCTGGCCGCGCTCGAGCTGCTTGCGGGTGGCTTCGTCCAGGTCGGAGGCGAACTGCGCGAACGCCGCCAGCTCACGGTACTGGGCGAGCGCGATGCGGATGCCGCCCGACAGCTTCTTGATGATCTTGGTCTGGGCCGCACCACCGACGCGCGACACCGAGATGCCGGCGTTCACGGCCGGGCGGATGCCGGCGTTGAACAGGTCGGTTTCCAGGAAGATCTGGCCGTCGGTGATCGAGATCACGTTGGTCGGCACGAACGCCGAGACGTCGCCGGCCTGCGTTTCGATGATCGGCAGCGCGGTGAGCGAACCGGTCTTGCCCTTCACTTCACCATTGGTGAACTTCTCGACGTACTCCTCCGAGACGCGCGCGGCGCGCTCGAGCAGGCGCGAGTGCAGGTAGAACACGTCGCCCGGGTAGGCTTCGCGGCCCGGCGGGCGCTTGAGCAGCAGCGAGATCTGGCGGTAGGCGACGGCCTGCTTGGACAGATCGTCGTACACGATCAGCGCGTCTTCGCCGCGGTCCATGAAGAACTCGCCCATCGTGCAGCCCGAGTAGGCCGAGATGTACTGCATGGCGGCCGATTCCGACGCCGTGGCGGCGACGACGATCGTGTGCGCCAAGGCGCCGTTTTCTTCGAGGCGACGCACGATGTTCGCGACGGTCGAGGCCTTCTGGCCGATCGCCACGTACACGCACTTGATGCCCGTGCCCTTCTGGTTGATCACCGCGTCGATCGCCAGCGCGGTCTTGCCGGTCTGGCGGTCGCCGATGACCAGCTCGCGCTGTCCGCGGCCGATCGGGATCATCGCGTCGACGGTCTTGTAACCGGTCTGCACCGGCTGGTCGACCGACTTGCGCCAGATCACGCCCGGGGCAACGCGTTCCACCGGAGCGGTCTGCGAGGCGCCGATCGGGCCCTTGCCGTCGATCGGCTCGCCCAGCGCGTTCACGACGCGGCCGAGCAGCTCGCGGCCGACCGGCACTTCGAGGATGCGGCCGGTCGTCTTGGCGACGTCGCCTTCGCGCAGGTGTTCGTAGTCACCCAGGACCACGGCGCCGACCGAGTCGCGCTCCAGGTTCAGCGCCAGCGCGTAGGTGCTGTTCGGCAGCTCGATCATTTCGCCCTGCATCACGTCGGCCAGGCCGTAGATGCGCACGATGCCGTCCGACACCGAGGTGACGGTGCCTTCGTTGCGCGCTTCGGCGGTCAGCTTGACCTTCTCGATGCGGGTCTTGATCAGTTCACTGATTTCGGACGGGTTGAGCGTGGTGGTTGCCATGGGTTGAGTCCCTTGATCCGGTTGCCCGGAATTGCAGATGAATTCGTTATTGCGACAGCGTCGACTGCAGGCGCTCGAGCTTGCCCTTCAGCGAGCCGTCGATGACCACGTCGCCCGCGTCGATCACGGCGCCGCCGATCAGCGAGGCGTCCACCGCCGTCTCGATCTCGACCTCGCGGCCGAAGCGCTTCTTCAGCGCGGCCTTGATGGCGTCGAGTTCGGCGGTCGGCAGTTCGCTCGCGGCCGTGACCTTGGCCTTGACCACGCGCTCGGCTTCGGCGCGCAGCTCCTCGAACTGGCCGGTGATCTCCGGCAGCAGCGCGAGGCGACGGTTGTCGGCGAGCAGCCCGAGGAAACGGGTGAAGGCCTCATCGGCGCCGTCGGGCGCGAGCAGGCCGACCGCATCGGCCGGGTTCAGCAGCGGGTGGCCGAGCAGCGCCTGGGCCTGCGGATCGGCGGCCACGCGCGAAGCGAAGGCGAGCGCCTGCGACCACGCAGCGGTGCGACCGCCCTCGCGCGAAAGCGCGAAGGCGGCACGTGCGTACGGACGGGCGAGGGTCAGGGCCTGGGTCATTTCAGATCATTCCGCTCGAGCGAGCCTGGGTGATGCCGCGTACACAGATCAAAGCTGGGCTGCCAGCTCGTCGAGCAGCGCCTTGTGGGCGTTGGCGTCGATTTCGCGCTTGAGCAGCTTTTCGGCGCCGGTCACGGCCAGCGTGGAGACCTGCTTGCGCAGCTCCTCGCGGGCGCGGTTGGACGCCGCGGCGATCTCGGCTTCGGCCGCCGACTTCTGTCGGTTGGCTTCGGCGATCGCGTCGTTCTTGGCCTGGTCGATGATCTGATTGGCGCGCTGGTGCGCCTGCTCGATGATCTCGTTGGCCTTCGTACGCGCGGTGCGCAGCTCGGCATCGACGCTCTGCTGGGCCTGTGCCAGGTTCTTCTGGCTCTGCTCGGCAGCGGCCAGACCCTCGGCAATCTTTTGTTGACGTTCTTCGATCGCCTTGTTCAGCGGCGGCCAAATGAACTTCATCGTGAACCAGATGAGCACGATGAACGTGATCATCTGGCCGAAGAAGGTCATGTTGAGATTCATGACAGCTCCGATGGAACGCTTTTTTCGGGCTTACGCCCGGGAGAGCCGCCCGGCATGGCCGGACGGCTCAACGGTTGCTTGTGCAGCAATTACGGCGTGGCGCCGACGGCGGCAGCAGCGTTCTTCACTTCGCCCAGCAGCGGGTTGCCGAAGGCGAACAGCAGGCCGACGGCCAGCGCGATGATGAACGCCGCGTCGATCAGGCCGGCCAGCAGGAACATACGGCCCTGCAGCATCGGAACCAGCTCCGGCTGGCGGGCAGCCGACTCAAGGAACTTCGAGCCCATCAGCGCGATGCCGAGGCACGCACCGATCGCGCCGAGGCCGACCATCATGCCGATCGCGATAGCGGTCAGGCCCTGCACACTGGCGATGAATTCCATGGTTTTCTCCTACTGAAACGTTTTGGTTTGGAAGGGTGAAGCTGAAAGGGTGGAGCGAAAGCGGTGACGCGGCGTTCCGAACAGGCTCAGTGACTCTCGTACGCGCCGGCGATGTAGACGACGGTGAGGATCATGAAGATGAAGGCCTGCAGCAGCACGATCAGGATGTGGAACAGCGCCCACGCGATGTTGAACACCACGCCCGGCACGAACATCAGGATGCCGCCGCCCAGCAGGCCGGCGATGAGCATGAAGACCAGCTCGCCGCCGTACATGTTGCCGAACAGTCGCATCGCCAGGCTGACCGGCTTGACGAGGTACTCGATGACGTTGAGGCCGAGGTTGGCCGGGGCGAGCGCGATCTTGGCGCCGGTGCCGTGCGCATGGAACGGCGCGGTCAGCAGCTCCTTGCCGAAACCGAAACCGCCCTTGGCCTTGATCGAATGACCCAGGATCAGGAAGAACACCACCACCGACATCGCCAGCGTGGTGTTGAGGTCGGCGGTCGGGACCCAGCGGAAATAGGTGTGGTGCGCGGCCTCGGCGCCGGCGGCCAGCTTGATGGCGGTGTACGGCGCATCCAGCGGCAGCAGGTCCATGCCGTTCATCAGCACGACCCACACGAAGATCGTCAGCGCCAGCGGCGTGATCGAGCGACGGTCGCCGTGGAAGCTGTCCTTCACCTGGCCGTCGATGAATTCCAGGATGAGTTCGACGAACGCCTGGCCCTTGCCCGGGACGCCCGCCGTGGCCTTGCGCGCGAAGAACGCGAACCAGGCGATGAAGATCAGTCCAAGCACCAGCGACACCGCCCAGGTGTCGATATGGAACGCACCGCCGAACACCTCGATGGTGTTCTGCTGGAGGTGATGCTGGATGTATTCGTTCAGGCCGCCCGAACCGGTCTGTTCGCTCACGAAAGACACCTTATCGTTTCAAAAGATTGGCCAATACGAATGCGAGCGTCGCCGCAAGCACTCCCACCAGCATCGGCAATGGCGGCAGCTTGAACCCGGCCAGGCCGAGGGTTAAAACTCCAAACACCACCACCCACTTCAACATCACCCCGGCCAGAAGCCGCCCCATCGCCATGCCGGCCGGCTGTATGCCGCCGCCCAGGGCCATCAGGGCCGCCACCAGTCCGCCTGCGACGACTGCGCCGCCGCCCACCGCCGCCGCCAGCGCCATGGGCGCCCCGAGGGGGATGAACGCCAGCGCGGCCAGCGCTGCCGCGGCGGCCTGCCAGGCAGTCGCGCGCGACGCCAGCCGGCGGCCTGCGGACAAGGGATCGTGCACGCGGGACTCGTCGGTCTGGGGCAGGCGCAAAGCGCCCGGTAGAGCCGCAAAAGTATAAAGGTCCCCTTAAGTCCGGGCAACCTGCGAGGCTCGCCGCGGACGGATTTCGCCCGGATTCGGGCCAATCGGCACGATTTCGGAAGGCCGCGACATTTTCTCGAACAATAGGCGCCCCCTATCGTTCCGCACGGAACATTCGATTGGACCGGTACACGGCGACCCCCATAATGAGAACCACTCTCATCTAAGGCATTCGCCATGGCCAAGACCTTCAGCTTTGCCGCCGTGCACTTCAGCGTCGCCTTTACCGTGGGCTACCTGATGACGGGCAGCGTCTGGGTAGGCGGCGCCCTGGCCCTGGTCGAGCCCGCCTGCAACACGGTGGCGTTCCACTTCCACGAGAAGATCTGGAAGCGCATCGAGGCCCGCCGCCACGCGGCACGTGGTGCGTCGGGGACCAACGCCGTCGCTTTGTGACGGCCGTCCGGTTTCGCAATCCCCGTCGCGGAATGCGGAACCTTTCCGCAGCCCCCCGGTCCCATCTGTTGATCGCCCGCCGACGCTCTCTCCTCGTCAACGGCAGTCCCGGTGGGCCCTCCGAAGCCCCGGCTCGCGCCGGGGCTTCTCCTTTTCTGTTTCTGCACCTGTGCATTGCGCGTCGCCAATGCGTTCCGCGGATCGACGTGCGCGATGTCGCAACCACTTCGCGCAACCACGAAGCGATGCACGTGAGTCGCATGTGATCGTGCGTGCGCTTCATCGCATCGACGCGGCATCAACGCATGCATCGCGGCGACTTTCACTTTTGCTGCATCGCTCATAAGGCTCCATTACGCACTCGCAATCGCCTCGATGGAGTGGACTGATGATGGAGTTGAAGCGTTTGGGCCTTGCGTTGGCCCTGTCTTCCGTGTTTTTTGCCGGCGCCGCGCAGGCGCAACAGAACGATCGATTCACCCTTCGCATCGGCGCAATGGATGCCGATGCGTCCAGCGAACTCACTGCCAACACGACCTTCATGGGGCAGGACTATCGCTACAGCCAGGACTTCGATTTCGGCAGCAACGAAGTGTCGCCGCGCATCGACGGCACGTTCCGTTTCAGCGACCGCCAGCGCCTGGTGTTCGACTACTTCCAGTACGACAAGGAAAACACCACCACGCTCGACCGCGATCTGTCGTACGACCAGTACACGATCCCGGCCGGCAGCTTCGCGCGCGCCGAGGTGGAGTTCACGCTGGCCAGCCTGATGTACGACTACGCCGTGGTCGACACCGACACCTTCGAGCTGGGCCTGCAGGTCGGCGCAGAGTGGGCGAAGCTCGACGGCAAGCTGCTCGCCGAGGCAGGCCCCTACCGTTACGCGGACAGCGACCAGGAAGACGGCTACGCGCCGGTGGTCGGTGCGCGCTTCACGTTCACGCCGAGCGAGAAGTGGCTGATCAACGTGCAGGGCCAGTACCTGGACGCCGACTGGGGCGACTTCGGCGACTACGACGGCAGCATCTCGCGTGCGAACGCCGCCGTGGAATATCGCTTCACGCCGGTGTTCGGCGCGTTCGTGGGCTACGACTGGTTCAAGCTCGATGCGCGTCGAAACGGTCGCGATGCCTCGCTGGGCCTCGACCACCGCTTCAAGGGTCCGGTCGCGGGCGTGTCGTTCTCGTTCTGATCGACGCCGCAAACGCGTGAAACGAAACAGGCGCGGAGTTCCGCGCCTGTTTCGTTGATGCCGCCTGCAACCCCGCTTACTTCTTCTTCGGGATGTACAGGTCGGTGATCGTGCCTTCGTAGACTTCGGCCGCCATCGCCACCGTTTCGCTGAGCGTCGGGTGCGGATGGATGGTCGCACCGATGTCGCCGGCTTCCGCGCCCATTTCGATGGCAAGCGCCACTTCGCTGATCAGGTCGCCCGCGTGCACGCCGACGATGCCGCCGCCAATGATGCGATGCGTCTTCTCGTCGAACACCAGCTTGGTGAAGCCTTCGCCGCGGCCGATACCGACCGCACGAGCGGAGGCCGCCCAGGGGAACTTGCCCACGCCGACGTGCAGGCCCTTGGCCTTGGCTTCGGTTTCGGTGACGCCGACCCAGGCGATTTCCGGATCCGTGTACGCCACCGACGGCACGACGCGCGCGACCCACTCGCGCTTCTCGCCGGCGGCGACTTCCGCCGCGAGCTTGCCTTCGTGCGTCGCCTTGTGCGCCAGCATCGGCTGGCCGACCAGGTCGCCGATGGCGAAGATGTGCGGCACGTTCGTACGCATCTGGCGATCGACCGGGATGAAGCCGCGATCGGTCACCTGCACGCCCGCCTTGTCGGCGTCGATCTTGTTGCCGTTCGGCGCGCGGCCGACGGCGACGAGCACGCGATCCCACGTGCCGTTTTCCAGCGCGGGCGTCGCGCCGGCTTCGGCCGCTTCGAACGACACGTTGATGCCGGCCTTCGAGGCTTCGACCTTCGCCGCCTTGGTCTTGAGGTGGACGATGACGCCCTGCTTCTTGAGGCGATCGGCCAGCGGCTTGACCAGGTCCTTGTCGGCGCCCGGCATCAGCTGGTCCATGAACTCCACGACCGTCACTTCACTGCCCAACGCGCGATACACCGTCGCCATTTCCAGGCCGATGATGCCGCCGCCGACAACCAGGAGCCTTTTCGGCACGTCGGCCAGTTCCAGCGCATCGGTCGAGTCCATGATGCGCGGGTCGTCCCACGGGAAGTTCGGCAGCTTCACCGCCTGCGAACCGGCGGCGATGATGCACTGCTCGAAACGCAGCAGCTGCGTCTTGCCGTCTTCGGCGGTGA from Lysobacter auxotrophicus encodes the following:
- a CDS encoding F0F1 ATP synthase subunit epsilon, with protein sequence MASTIRCDIVSAEQEIFHGEAELVVATGEIGELGIAPKHAPLITRLKPGKVVVTLPGGEQLDFAISGGILEVQPTVVTVLADTAVRAQDIDEAAVRAAKEEAERILSKKDPQMSMEEAQAQLAMSIAQLSALERLRKNMKH
- the atpD gene encoding F0F1 ATP synthase subunit beta encodes the protein MSQGKIVQIIGAVVDVEFPRESVPKVYDALKVDNTAITLEVQQQLGDGVVRTIALGSTDGLKRNLVATNTGRAIAVPVGAGTLGRIMDVLGNAIDEAGPVQAADHWEIHRAAPTYEDQSSANELLETGIKVIDLMCPFAKGGKVGLFGGAGVGKTVNMMELINNIAKAHSGLSVFAGVGERTREGNDFYHEMKDSNVLDKVAMVYGQMNEPPGNRLRVALTGLTMAEYFRDEKDASGKGRDVLLFVDNIYRYTLAGTEVSALLGRMPSAVGYQPTLAEEMGVLQERITSTKTGSITSIQAVYVPADDLTDPSPATTFAHLDATVVLSRNIASLGIYPAVDPLDSTSRQLDPNVIGLEHYEVARKVQSTLQKYKELKDIIAILGMDELSEEDKQAVSRARKIERFFSQPFHVAEVFTGSPGKYVSLKDTIRGFKGIVEGEYDHLPEQAFYMVGGIEEAVEKAKKITG
- the atpG gene encoding F0F1 ATP synthase subunit gamma, which produces MAGGREIKSKIKSVQNTRKVTRALEMVSASKIRKAQERMKVSRPYARVMKQVIGHLAQANSDYQHPYLVERQDVKRVGYIIVSSDRGLAGGLNNNLFRKLLGEFRKWQEQGVEIDVVTIGQKASVFFRRIKVNMVGSVTHLGDQPKLEQLVGVIKVMLDGYSAGNLDRVFVCYNDFVNTMTQRAAFDQLLPLPPAETQVAKHDWDYIYEPDAATVLDHVLNRYIESLVYQAVLENVASEHAARMVAMKAASDNATKLIGTLNLVYNKARQAAITQEISEIVGGAAAV
- the atpA gene encoding F0F1 ATP synthase subunit alpha, which gives rise to MATTTLNPSEISELIKTRIEKVKLTAEARNEGTVTSVSDGIVRIYGLADVMQGEMIELPNSTYALALNLERDSVGAVVLGDYEHLREGDVAKTTGRILEVPVGRELLGRVVNALGEPIDGKGPIGASQTAPVERVAPGVIWRKSVDQPVQTGYKTVDAMIPIGRGQRELVIGDRQTGKTALAIDAVINQKGTGIKCVYVAIGQKASTVANIVRRLEENGALAHTIVVAATASESAAMQYISAYSGCTMGEFFMDRGEDALIVYDDLSKQAVAYRQISLLLKRPPGREAYPGDVFYLHSRLLERAARVSEEYVEKFTNGEVKGKTGSLTALPIIETQAGDVSAFVPTNVISITDGQIFLETDLFNAGIRPAVNAGISVSRVGGAAQTKIIKKLSGGIRIALAQYRELAAFAQFASDLDEATRKQLERGQRVTELMKQKQYAPMSIALQALSIYAVNEGYLDDVPVNKILAFEEGLHAHFVNTQGELINTINGTGNWNDEIEATFKKGIAEFKQTGTW
- a CDS encoding F0F1 ATP synthase subunit delta, coding for MTQALTLARPYARAAFALSREGGRTAAWSQALAFASRVAADPQAQALLGHPLLNPADAVGLLAPDGADEAFTRFLGLLADNRRLALLPEITGQFEELRAEAERVVKAKVTAASELPTAELDAIKAALKKRFGREVEIETAVDASLIGGAVIDAGDVVIDGSLKGKLERLQSTLSQ
- a CDS encoding F0F1 ATP synthase subunit B, yielding MNLNMTFFGQMITFIVLIWFTMKFIWPPLNKAIEERQQKIAEGLAAAEQSQKNLAQAQQSVDAELRTARTKANEIIEQAHQRANQIIDQAKNDAIAEANRQKSAAEAEIAAASNRAREELRKQVSTLAVTGAEKLLKREIDANAHKALLDELAAQL
- the atpE gene encoding F0F1 ATP synthase subunit C, with the protein product MEFIASVQGLTAIAIGMMVGLGAIGACLGIALMGSKFLESAARQPELVPMLQGRMFLLAGLIDAAFIIALAVGLLFAFGNPLLGEVKNAAAAVGATP
- the atpB gene encoding F0F1 ATP synthase subunit A — translated: MSEQTGSGGLNEYIQHHLQQNTIEVFGGAFHIDTWAVSLVLGLIFIAWFAFFARKATAGVPGKGQAFVELILEFIDGQVKDSFHGDRRSITPLALTIFVWVVLMNGMDLLPLDAPYTAIKLAAGAEAAHHTYFRWVPTADLNTTLAMSVVVFFLILGHSIKAKGGFGFGKELLTAPFHAHGTGAKIALAPANLGLNVIEYLVKPVSLAMRLFGNMYGGELVFMLIAGLLGGGILMFVPGVVFNIAWALFHILIVLLQAFIFMILTVVYIAGAYESH
- a CDS encoding DUF2061 domain-containing protein; this translates as MAKTFSFAAVHFSVAFTVGYLMTGSVWVGGALALVEPACNTVAFHFHEKIWKRIEARRHAARGASGTNAVAL
- the lpdA gene encoding dihydrolipoyl dehydrogenase; translation: MATIEVKVPDIGDYDGVPVIELLVAVGDTVKKDQGLVTLESDKATMEVPSSDEGVVKEIKVKVGDKVAEGAVIVVLESAGEAAAPKAEAPKAAAPAAAPSPETAKPPVAPSPAAPPSEAPKPALGTGRKADIECRIVVLGSGPGGYTAAFRAADLGLDTVLVERYASLGGVCLNVGCIPSKALLHAAALIEEAAHSADIGISFGKPKIDIDKLRDFKQNKVVGQFTKGLGGMAKQRKVRTVQGVGRFVSPNELEITAEDGKTQLLRFEQCIIAAGSQAVKLPNFPWDDPRIMDSTDALELADVPKRLLVVGGGIIGLEMATVYRALGSEVTVVEFMDQLMPGADKDLVKPLADRLKKQGVIVHLKTKAAKVEASKAGINVSFEAAEAGATPALENGTWDRVLVAVGRAPNGNKIDADKAGVQVTDRGFIPVDRQMRTNVPHIFAIGDLVGQPMLAHKATHEGKLAAEVAAGEKREWVARVVPSVAYTDPEIAWVGVTETEAKAKGLHVGVGKFPWAASARAVGIGRGEGFTKLVFDEKTHRIIGGGIVGVHAGDLISEVALAIEMGAEAGDIGATIHPHPTLSETVAMAAEVYEGTITDLYIPKKK